From a region of the Candidatus Neomarinimicrobiota bacterium genome:
- the rplJ gene encoding 50S ribosomal protein L10 gives MPNPQKEEIVKELTEKLSKATGIYITDFTGLTVEEAVEFRRKLGAVGVEYRVAKNTLIDLAAKGAKIEGLSEYLVGPTGIALSYEDPATPAKVISDFTKEHDKMEVKACWFDGEIFGADKFSEIAKLPSRDELFSRLLGDLQSPMRTLAATLQASMTNLVGVLDAFKSSKQE, from the coding sequence ATGCCTAATCCTCAAAAAGAAGAAATCGTCAAGGAACTTACGGAAAAATTAAGTAAGGCGACGGGGATATATATAACGGACTTCACGGGATTGACAGTGGAAGAAGCTGTGGAATTCCGAAGGAAACTCGGCGCTGTTGGGGTTGAATATCGCGTGGCTAAGAACACATTGATAGATTTAGCGGCCAAGGGAGCGAAAATTGAGGGACTGTCAGAATATTTGGTAGGGCCTACCGGGATAGCTTTAAGCTATGAAGACCCTGCCACTCCGGCGAAGGTAATCAGCGATTTCACTAAAGAGCATGATAAGATGGAAGTAAAAGCCTGCTGGTTTGACGGTGAGATATTCGGCGCTGATAAATTTAGTGAGATAGCGAAATTACCGTCACGAGACGAGCTCTTTAGCCGTCTCCTGGGTGATCTGCAAAGTCCGATGAGGACGCTTGCGGCAACGCTTCAAGCTTCGATGACGAACCTTGTCGGTGTATTAGACGCTTTTAAGAGTAGTAAGCAGGAATAA
- the rplK gene encoding 50S ribosomal protein L11 — MAKTVEAKITLHIQGGAASPAPPVGPALGAHGVNIMEFCKAYNSRTEKMRGYIVPAKLTIYTDRTFTFITKTPPASDLLLKAAKIQKGSGEPNKEKVADIKKEDVRKIAEMKMVDLNANSIDQAMKIIAGTARSMGILIEGE, encoded by the coding sequence ATGGCTAAAACAGTAGAAGCAAAAATTACGTTGCATATTCAAGGTGGGGCGGCGTCGCCGGCTCCTCCTGTGGGACCTGCTCTCGGAGCGCACGGCGTAAATATAATGGAATTTTGCAAGGCATATAATTCGCGGACAGAAAAGATGCGCGGCTATATCGTGCCCGCAAAATTGACGATATATACAGACCGGACATTTACATTTATAACGAAAACTCCTCCCGCATCCGACCTTCTGCTGAAGGCGGCGAAGATACAGAAAGGTTCGGGTGAACCGAACAAAGAGAAAGTTGCGGATATAAAAAAGGAAGATGTCCGAAAGATCGCCGAGATGAAAATGGTTGACCTTAACGCAAACAGTATAGATCAGGCGATGAAGATAATCGCCGGTACCGCGAGAAGTATGGGCATCCTTATAGAGGGCGAATAA
- the rplL gene encoding 50S ribosomal protein L7/L12, with amino-acid sequence MKKDDVLTYLEKANMLEVSELIADIEEKFGVTAAAPVAVEAASGGGEEAVAEKTEFNVVLTEIGGQKIQVIKAVRAMTDLGLTEAKDVVDKAPGNVLEGVTKEEAEKAKATLEEAGATVELK; translated from the coding sequence ATCAAAAAGGATGATGTGCTCACATATCTTGAAAAGGCAAATATGCTCGAAGTTTCCGAGCTGATTGCGGACATTGAAGAAAAATTCGGCGTAACGGCAGCAGCACCGGTAGCAGTAGAGGCAGCAAGCGGCGGCGGAGAAGAGGCAGTTGCGGAAAAGACCGAATTCAATGTTGTTTTGACAGAGATAGGAGGCCAGAAGATACAGGTAATTAAAGCTGTTAGAGCGATGACGGACTTAGGATTGACCGAGGCGAAAGATGTCGTTGATAAAGCCCCGGGCAACGTTCTTGAGGGAGTAACAAAAGAGGAAGCAGAGAAAGCAAAAGCAACTTTAGAAGAGGCAGGCGCCACAGTAGAGCTGAAATAA
- the nusG gene encoding transcription termination/antitermination factor NusG has protein sequence MAAKKNIENETPESEVIQDEAVEVEEKVEDETQAETETEAEPEEVTEAEVEEESETEEVAEAEVKEESETEEVAEAEVEEESETEEVAEAESVPYISPDEPVAPVPHAAEEADADGEEDDEEKIDVDRAKWYTIRTFSGQERKILESLLATIKREGMEDRIFQVLVPTENVVEMRDGKKRHRVKVNFPGYVLIQMDLDKETQFLVEDAYGVLNFIGPGNKPQALGQNEVRRILGDAKDKGKGAGMAAPYAVGDTIKVVDGPFNDFSGYVQEINQEKQKVKVMVSIFGRATPVELDFLQVQIEK, from the coding sequence ATGGCTGCGAAAAAGAATATTGAAAATGAAACCCCCGAATCCGAAGTGATTCAGGATGAGGCGGTTGAAGTTGAGGAAAAGGTAGAGGATGAGACTCAAGCCGAAACTGAAACTGAGGCGGAACCCGAGGAAGTAACAGAAGCTGAAGTTGAAGAAGAATCTGAAACTGAGGAAGTAGCAGAAGCTGAAGTTAAAGAAGAATCTGAAACTGAGGAAGTAGCAGAAGCTGAAGTTGAAGAAGAATCTGAAACTGAGGAAGTAGCAGAAGCTGAATCTGTTCCTTATATATCACCGGATGAGCCTGTAGCGCCAGTACCGCACGCTGCCGAAGAAGCAGATGCCGACGGCGAAGAAGACGATGAAGAAAAAATTGATGTTGATAGGGCAAAATGGTATACCATCCGGACGTTCAGCGGGCAGGAGCGAAAGATATTGGAATCTCTTCTTGCGACTATAAAGCGCGAGGGAATGGAAGACAGGATTTTTCAGGTACTCGTTCCAACCGAGAATGTTGTTGAGATGCGAGACGGGAAAAAACGCCACAGAGTAAAAGTGAATTTTCCCGGTTATGTACTCATTCAGATGGACCTTGATAAGGAAACTCAATTCCTGGTGGAAGACGCTTACGGCGTTTTAAATTTTATCGGGCCGGGAAATAAACCGCAGGCTCTCGGGCAAAATGAAGTAAGAAGAATACTTGGAGACGCAAAAGATAAGGGTAAGGGAGCCGGTATGGCAGCGCCGTACGCGGTGGGAGATACCATCAAGGTGGTTGACGGACCGTTCAACGACTTTTCCGGTTACGTTCAAGAGATAAATCAAGAGAAACAGAAAGTTAAAGTTATGGTTTCCATATTCGGCAGGGCAACACCTGTCGAGCTTGACTTTCTTCAAGTACAAATAGAGAAGTAG
- the secE gene encoding preprotein translocase subunit SecE — protein MIERIKNFFIGVVFEMRKVSWPSWEELKGSTIVVLVLSGVLAVFLLTVDTILVGIVGALLR, from the coding sequence GTGATTGAAAGAATAAAAAATTTCTTTATCGGCGTAGTGTTTGAAATGAGAAAAGTCTCATGGCCCAGCTGGGAAGAGCTGAAAGGTTCTACTATTGTAGTGCTTGTTCTTTCCGGAGTGCTGGCCGTTTTTTTATTGACAGTCGACACAATTTTAGTTGGGATCGTCGGAGCATTGCTTCGATAA
- a CDS encoding 50S ribosomal protein L1, whose amino-acid sequence MTRSRRYKENFEKIDRMEKYSLTDAIKLLKGFSTSKFDETVELSINLGVDPKHAEQQIRGTVSLPHGIGKDIKVVAIAKGEKQKEATEAGADMVGFEDILEKINGGWTDADVIVATPDTMAELGKLGRILGPRGLMPNPKSGTVTMDIGKAVKELKAGRLELRTDKFGVVHTPVGKMSFDEDKLADNIKSLVGAIVRLKPVASKGIYFQSMTLSSSMGPGIKVDKLSAGAK is encoded by the coding sequence ATGACACGTTCGAGACGATATAAAGAGAACTTCGAAAAGATAGACAGGATGGAAAAATATTCGCTGACGGACGCGATAAAACTACTGAAGGGATTCAGCACTTCAAAATTTGACGAGACGGTGGAATTATCCATAAATCTCGGCGTAGATCCGAAGCACGCCGAACAGCAGATAAGAGGGACGGTATCTCTGCCGCACGGAATCGGTAAAGACATAAAAGTTGTCGCTATCGCCAAAGGCGAAAAGCAAAAAGAGGCCACCGAAGCCGGCGCCGATATGGTCGGATTTGAAGATATTCTTGAAAAGATAAACGGCGGTTGGACTGATGCCGACGTTATTGTCGCCACTCCGGATACTATGGCAGAGCTTGGAAAGCTGGGAAGGATACTTGGGCCGCGCGGACTAATGCCTAATCCCAAGAGCGGAACGGTGACAATGGATATAGGAAAAGCCGTAAAAGAATTGAAAGCGGGAAGATTGGAACTGAGAACGGACAAATTCGGAGTTGTTCATACTCCCGTAGGAAAAATGTCGTTCGATGAAGATAAACTTGCGGATAACATTAAAAGTCTTGTAGGCGCAATCGTACGTTTGAAACCGGTAGCCTCCAAAGGAATATATTTCCAGTCGATGACTTTATCGTCATCAATGGGACCCGGTATCAAAGTAGATAAATTGTCGGCGGGAGCTAAATAA
- the rpmG gene encoding 50S ribosomal protein L33 encodes MRDKITLECTVCNHRNYDTTKNKSLHPDRVEHKKYCRFCLKHTQHKETK; translated from the coding sequence ATGAGGGATAAAATAACTCTTGAATGTACCGTATGCAATCATCGGAACTACGATACTACGAAAAATAAAAGTCTTCATCCTGACAGGGTAGAGCATAAAAAGTATTGCAGATTTTGCTTGAAGCATACGCAGCACAAAGAGACCAAGTAA